From Felis catus isolate Fca126 chromosome B4, F.catus_Fca126_mat1.0, whole genome shotgun sequence:
ttctttgccttaggTAGTCAAATTGGTCTTTTCCTTGATGGCTGTTAggctttttatatttagaaagtactttttaaaaatcttttttctcggggcacctgggtggctcagtcagttgagcaaccgacttcagaccaggtcatgatctcatggtttgtgagttcgagccccgcatcgggctctgtgctgacagctcagagcctggagcctgtttcccattctgtgtctccctctctctctgcccctcccccactcatgctctgtctctctctgtctcagaaataaataaacatttaaaaaatcttaaaaaaaatcttttctctagtacatttatgggttttctttttactttaaatatttcatccaGAATCTACTTAAATGGCAAAGACCACTGTTATTTCTCAGTACTGCTCAGAATGACATCTCCATTATAGACCATTTAGTCCTATCTGTTCTCAACGTACACAGCACCTGTTCCTTTGTACCTTTGCTGAAAGGTTCCTTTCTCCTGGCTCACAGGTCATGCTCCTTTCTCTCTTGTCCAACACTGCAAAAGCTATATTCCTTTCAAGAACAGTTCAAATCCCATATCCTCTAGAAAGTCTTCCATGCCCACTGTAGCCTGCAAAGACTTTCCCTTTGCTGAAGCTCAAATGATCACATGCTTCCTTGTTTGAGCCTCTTCTTTTCTCAACTTTAACATAGTCGCTAAGCAAATCAAATctaatttttgtttaatctacTTTTTCCTACTACCCAAAGCAGCTAAAAGCACGCTGAGTATATGGAATTTGATAAAACACTTCCTGATTTGCCACAAAAGTATATGCATTAGCCACATGTATGTAGCTAATGAGCATCCGAAATATGGCTGATCCAAAATGAGATGAGCTGTAAGTTAAAATACACATtggaggggtggctcagttggttgagtatccgacttcggttcaggtcatgatctcacggtttgtgggtttgagccccacattgggctctgtgctgacagcccagagcctggagcccactttagattcttcctctctctgcctctcccctgcttgtgctgtctctctctcaaacataaacaataaaaaaatgtttaaatactcaTTGGATTTTGAAGAtggtataaaaaataatgtaacatgtctcattaataataatattgactgcatgttgaaatgataatttttggaaatattgattatatatctatgtctatatctatatcatctatatctatatctgtatctatatctatttgtttttgtttttaagttaaagtATACCCAGGACCATCCTCTATTCTTGTCCCTCAAGGAGGCTCATCATGCTTGGTGTTGGCTCCTAAATGCGGCTGGTTTGAGGATAAATAAGATCTTTTCTAGGAGCCAAAGGCTCTCATAGGCCAGTATGCAATCATTATCTTCATGGTATCAGGGCCTAATCTTTATGAACACTACACATCTTCTTTGAAATTAACTGCTACAGACTTGAAATACAACACTTCCTTTCAACAGGTAGGGTTAAGTGCTCAGCCAATAGAAATGTTAGTAGGGAAAAGGTCAGGTTCAGATGCTGAAGCATCTCCCAAAGGTTTTAATGACTGAAGATTCCTCAATGAACCGAACCAAGTAGATGGAGCCCCTGACTATCCCTTTGGTCACTGGGGCCATTTTCTGCTGTCAAGGAGTTATTTGGCACAGGTGCCACTTGGCTCACAGCCTAGTCTCATTGTAGTCAGGATCcctgtgttagtttcctgttCCTGTTGTAACAAATCATCAcaaatttattgcttttaaacaacacatatttggagcacttgggtggctcacttggttgaacatctgacttcggctttggtcatgatcttttggtccgtgagttccagccccgcatcgggctctgtgctaacagctcagagcctggaacctgcttcagattctgtgtctcctctctctctgcccctcccctgctcatgctcggtctttctctctccttctcaaaagtaaataaacattaaaaaaaataaaaccaaaataaaacgacacaaatgtattctcttaTAGTGCTGGAGGCCAGAGTCTAAAATCAAGGGAGATTGGCAGAGAttcattccttctggaggcttcaggGGAGaatcattttcttgccttttagttatttatttattatcattattgtttaaatgttttatttttgagagaaaatgtgcatgcaggcaggggaggggcagatagagtcGGGtgcgctctgcactgactgcagagagcccgactcaggactccaactcatgaactgcaagatcatgacctgagctaaagctggatgcttaaccgactggggcacccaggcgctcaattattattatttttttaatgtttttatttatttttgagagagagagagcacgcatgtgtgagcaagtgggagggggcagaaagagagggagacagtatctgaagcaggctctgtgctgacagcagagagcccgatgggggggctcgaactcaggaaccatgagatcatgacctgagttgaaatcagatgcttaaccgactgagccatccaggtgccctccttGCCTTTTCTAACTGCATTTCTTGGCTCACAACCCTTCCTTACATCACTCCAACCTCTTGCTTCTATCCTTCTATTTCTTGCTGTGGTCAAATCTCCctttgcctccctcttataaggacacttgtgattacatttagggTCCATCCTGATATTCCATATTAATCTTTCAATTTCAAAATCTTTCATCCTTAACCAAGATTTTTAATCTATACATCTACACATTTGTACACATCTACAAAATCCCCTTTGCTATCTAAGGTAGcaagttccagggattaggatgtggacatcttgggGGAACCATTATTTAGCCTGCCACAGCCTTACATTCATTTCTCTGCATTACTTtggtggagggagagagcacCAGTGAAGTCACGAGATTTCAAAGTATTCCGGAGATTTACAGAGAAGTAGGTAAATTCATATCTGTAACCACTGTGACCCACCAAGACTATCCTAAACTGGCCTCGTTTCCATTAGCAATGATCACTCCCTCCCAGCATTGCTTCCTTTAAAATGCTCTGTAGTGCTGAAGCTGAACTCATTACTTCCTTGtcctaaaaaacaaatgatcagAGATAGTAAGACGTATGTTTTCTAGAGATGAGATGTTTTTTTCATAAGCGTTTAATTTAACAAGCATAGTTGTGGTCTGTGGAATGCTTAGAGTGTAACAGCaccttgtttttaatattctgtattctGCAAAACACCTTTACATCCTCTAGTTCATTAGGGCATAGTTACTTTAGTTGTACCAATgaatgaggttcagagaggttgacTTGAACAGGGTGGTCATGCAATGAGTTACTGACAGATCTCGATTCCAAACCTGATGTTCTTTCCACTGCACTGTTCCTGGGCCAAACTTGATCTCATGGGGCTGAGAAGGATCTGAGCTCAGGATCTTAATACATCCTGGAATTGGCCTCAGAATCCCTACCTCCTAAGcatgaaacagaatgaaacccactTTGGGGAGGTCTTACTTAGGGGTCAAAGTTAGGGATAGATTGGAATTTCAGGAATTCAGGGGAAGGTTAAGGTAGCTGGCAAGTCAGAGATACAGTGAGAAGGTAAATAGGACTGAGGGAGACTTAAGAGTGTCTATGTCTGCTCTACGTACCTGCCAACTGCTTCTAAAACACTcaggagaggggctcctgggtggctcagtcagttaagcatccgacttcggctcaggtcatggtctcacacagctggtgagttcaagccctgagtccggttctgtgctgacagttcagagcctggagcctgcttcggattctgtctccctctctctctgcccctcccccactcgtactctgcctttctctccctcaaaagtaaataaacatttaaaaaaaaaaaaaagtatccattcTGAAATGGGCCAGGgctactgctttaaaaaaattaaaaaaaaaataaaacactcagaAGGGCCAAGCCTATTTAACTGGTAGGCAGCGGCAGGAGTGCTCCTCGGATACTCAACCTAGAATTAGGTCTGACTTCTGTGAGGGGATTTCTGTGAGAATCTGGAAGAGCCAAGAGTGGCCTGGCTGGGTCTCTCATTCTCCAGTGTGAACACATAATTTGAGGAAGCACAGCAACTCTAAAGCCCATGCTCTCTTGCACTGGCTTTCTGGAGTCTCTTCCCAGCCTTAGATTTCTCTGACGTCTCAAGGAATGGTAGCCAAGGCTGACTCTGCCACCTCACCGCCTAGGTTCAAGTCCTAGCTCTGCTTTGGCTTTGTTATGTTGTCTGGCACATGGTGCTATAtgtcttttcccccctttttcctatttctttctttcttttttttaatgtttatttatatttgagagagagagagagagagagagagagagagagagagagagagagagtgtgttgagtggggggaggggcagagagaagacagaatccgaagcaggttccaggccctgagctgtcaacacagagcccggctcagggcttgaactcacaagctgtgagatcatgacctgagccgaagttggatgcttaaatgactgagccacctcggcgcaccaccccgccccccctttttcccatttctcaccAGACCTCTTTTGGTTCCTCTTTTCCCCCTTACTCAATAACTATTGGCAGCCCTCAGACCTAGGACCTCTCATCATATCCATGTGTTTTTGGAATTTACTACTCATTAAATCTCGATTACTCTATATGAATGACTTCCAGATTTCATATCTAGTCTTGATCTGCTGTCCTCTCCCAAACCATCAATAGCCATGGCCTTGGAATGGGCATCTTATTGCAAAGGTATGTTTGAGAAAACATACCTCAAACTTCCATGCCAAAGACTAGGCTTATCCCTctcccaacttttttttcttttttaagtagactccacagctggtgtggagcccaatgcagagcttgaaatcatgaccctgagatcaagacctgagcggagatcaagagtcgcactcttaattgactgagccactgaggggccccactttcttaactttttaatttcttcccattttcagtTTCCTGGGCAGTCTTCTGCCCAATCATAGATGGCCTTTTCTTCTCAATACTTGAATTCAGatacatttcttttgttcattcatatATGAATTCAACAAGTACTTCTCAGCTGCCCGCCATGTGTCAGTCATTGCGCTAGGCCTCAAAGTACAAAGATAAGTTGGGCTTGAGGAGATCAGTCTTATGGTGGTGGCACACAGGCATAGAAAGATTATAATATGATAGGGTAAATACTGTAATAGAAGCTTCCACGCAAAGGCCCCACTAGAATACAGTAACAAATGCAAAGTGCTATAGGAGTTGGGGGAAGATTTCTGACAAAATGTAACATCTTAACTGTCTTTTAGGACAAACAGTTCAGCCAGGTTGCAAGGTGGGagagctgggggagagagaacgAAAATAGAGGGAATTTGTGCTAAGTCTCAGAGGTATGAAAGGACACGGCAAGTAGGATATGGTGGTATGTGAGAAGTTCAAGTGTGACTGGGGTGTGGAGGAAAAGCATGAAGGCCAGCGCTCTCCAACacaactttctgcagtgatggaaatggtctaaatctgtgctgtccaataaaGTAGCCACTAATCACATATGGCTATTGAACACCTGTAACGTGGCTAGTAAGACTGAGGagctgattttaaattttatttcattttattcaatttacatttaaatagcaaGCAGCTACCTTACTGAACAACATTGGTTTAGGCACTGGATAAAGGACAGGACTCTAGCTCTAGGAAACactgaaggtttaaaaaaattttttttaatgtttatttttgagagagagacacacagagtgcgagtgggagagggtcagagagagagggagacacaaaatctgaagcaagctccaggctctgagctgtcagcacagagcctgatgcaggtctcgaactcacaaacggtgagatcggaactgagctgaagtcggacgcttaaccaagccacccaggtgccccaaaacactgAAGGTTTTTAAGCATAATACTAGCATAACTAGGAATCTGAGGAAGGGAACACCGGCAGCAGGGATTAGATAAGGATAGATGACTTAACACAGAAATGCCTGGTAGGGACCAGCCACATGGATAGAATAAATGGGACTTACGTGTTATTGGACATGCAAGAATTTACTGGACTTTGTGACTATTTCAGTGTGGGGAGACTCACCTGAAGTTTGTAGCTTGAGCAATGGGTGGATGGCAACAACTGAGATAGGATCAGGTTTAGAATGAGGGTAATGAGTTTGCTTCTGGAATATGTTGAATCTGAGGTGCCTAAGAACTATCTAAGAGGATATGattacaaaacaggaaaaatgctAATCTGCAACTGTGGAAGTGAGGCCACCAATATATTTGGGGGTTATTAGCATATAGGTAGTCGCTAAACGCATGGGAGTGAAGGAACTCACTCCATGAAAAATATGTAGAAGAGGACTGGATGGACCCTAAGGGGTCCTAAGCAATCAAAATGTGGTCTATTTtgcatcagagtcacctgggGTGCTTGTTAAACACAGGTTCCTCCTTGTGATTTAACGCCAtggaattatacactttaaaatagttaaaatggtaaattttgttacatACATTTTACCATGATAAAAAAAtgcaacaaacaaataaacaaacccaaacaaacaacaaaccctCCCACAAATCtaatcaaaccaaaccaacccAACCCTCAAGCCCCATTCTTAACCTGAATCACTGTTTCTGGAGATGAATCCAGGACTCTCCAGGTAACGTGTTCAATTAAAATTTGAACTAACTGCTTAAAGAGTACATAAAAACTAAGAGATAGGAAGAGAATAAAGGGAGAAGGGTATGGTGAAGAAACCAAGGGAGAGCAGTTTAAAGAAGGGATCAACAGTGCTGAATAGTGCCATGCATGACCCAGGAGGAAGACTGAACAAGAGGCCTCAGAATTTGGCATTCAGGAGGTCATTGATGAATGGGAAATAGACTGTGGAGTCTATCCTTTCAAGGGCTTTGCTCACATTTGGTGGTGAAGAGATGGAGACTGAATAAACTTGAAGAGAGATTGGATACAGGAAAACTTGGTGATTTTAGACAGAGAATTGAGCACGTTGGCAGGTGGACAGGAAGGAGTTAATGAAGCCAAGGAGACATCAAAGGGATCCTCAATAAAGCAGTTTGGGAGAAGTAGTAGAGGTTGGGATCAGGAACTCAGGCAGAGGTTATCTGGGTAAGAGTTCATTGGGTAAGTTCAGAAGTGAAAAGGTGGAAAGATGAAGGGGTTTAAGACTGAAGACAACtgtccctggatggctcagttaagagtcttacgctcaggtcacgatctcactgtttgtgagttcaaccccacatcaggatctctgctgtcagcttggagcctgcttggatcctctgtctccctctctgcccctcccaagttCACGCTgtcaaaaaaaaacagtaataataaaacaaaaattaaaaaaaataaaaagactgagagCAAGAAAAGACTTCCTGATACAGCAAACAAGAATGGTGCTGGTTGGTGGTTAGGTCATCTGCTTAGACTAGTGGTACAGGGATATAGAGTCAAGAACCTGCAGAAGGGTAAAAGTCCACAAGAGTCACTAGGATGAAAGTGATCAGGAGCAGGAATATAAAAAGATTGAAAAGTAGTACTGGAGTCTGAGATTGGAAATGACACCAACCACATAATTATCCTGCACAAAATAGAAAAACCGGTTTTCCTAAATGAAGGTTTTGGTTCCACTCTCCTATCGTTTGGGGAATGTACTAGCTTTTGCTCTCTATGCATAGAGTTCAAATTCCTTAGCAGGAACTTTTATCTTCTCCACCAATAGGTCCAAAGTTTAATTGGTGGTTCAGACACTCTTATTCCCCAGCATTCCTTCTATAACTTCAGAAAATAATAGGATCTTAAGGACTTTGAAGCTCATCAATCCAGTCGCCCTTCTTAGCTaggtatattttgttttcctatctTCTCTCCACCAAATCCTTCTCCATCTCCCACTTTCCCTTGGACTCAACTCATGGGTGTCAAAACCTGACAGATATCAGTGACGCCTATCCCACAGCATTTATGCTATAGTCATGCAATTGTAGACTGCATTTTATGTCTGTTTCCCTGCACATATTCCCACTGCCATACTGAtgtgtaccccccacccccatgttggTGTGCTTTGGCAGAGGACGCTgacaaaaaaaaagtcctaaattaACTTACTCTCTGGTATGTTTTCTGTTCTGAGCTTGGGTGAGGTTCTTTTTCTTGAGCTGAAAACTCCCTGGATAGAGTGGTTAAAAGCAGAGGTTTCCTACCTACCCCAGAGTCACAGGACATTCTCAATCATACTCAAGtcacttttattatatataactatacagTCCCACTTCATTCATTGTATTTGTACCAGCTGGATATTGGGTcataatttaaatcttttaaacatCTTATAAATGCTAGCCAGCGCATTTTGGCTAGTATCTGTTACATGCTGTGCTGGGCCTGGGCATGTTGGATACATGACCTGCTCTGGAAAGATAAGATGTTTTTCATACTAATTCTCTCCTTTAGCCAAGCCAGTGACGCTTCATTCCAGATTGTATTGTGAGGTGCTGCCTGAAGGCAGGATAAGGAAGTCCAGCAAAAGCCTGCAGAAGCCAGATCAGATTCAAGTTGCCCATGGAACAGATACATTCTAAGGCTAGCCTGGGCTAAGTCTCTAACCACTAGAAGCAGCCCCCTCCATATCCTAGAACCAAGATCGCTTTTCCTGTGCCATCTCAATCCCGAGAGCCCAGCTCATTGCTCCACAGATACAGTCTCTTCTTCCAGAATCAACTCAAACAGTGGGGAATAGATACTGATTCTTTCAATTGCATGTCTTGGACATTTTTGCCAAAAGTTTCTGCCAGGTTTTGAGGCTGCCTTACAATCACGAATTAAGGACAGTGAACTTAATTCTTTGTATAACACTCTTTCAATATCTCTTCCCTGGCCTTCCCACCCTCCCATTTCACTGTCTCCAGGATCTtaatctgttcttttctttcccttcctctaccAGTGATTCAGGAATTGGATGAGTCTCTGTGGCTTGTTTTGCCCTGAAGAGCAGAAGGCTTCGGTCCCAGCTGGTGTTGCCAAAGCAGCATACTAATTCCATGCCATGGTCCTGGGTCAAGATCTGCACAATCTGATTGGCCATATCACCTCGGATGGCAAGGGAACGGAAGTGGTCAAAGTCATGGAGGCCCAGCTTCCGGAGACGCCTTGCAGCTGCCCGGTAACACTTCCAGGGCTGAGGCTCCACAAGGAGGTAGCGGCAGAGGGAGGAAAGGTGGGCTAGGAACTCCCACAGACCACGGTCCCCATGGTTCAGATGAATCCACATGGTTACTGACATGCAGAAGCCAATGTCAAAAACTGACCGTCCAAACTGGTTTAAGAAAGAGCTCAAGAGAACTTTCCGGGTTCTTTGATTCATAAAGTCCAGGGTGATAAAGGTCAGGGCATCAGGAAAAGGACATTCTTTTTCAGCTCGTTCCACCAGGACTGGATCTATGTCGCAGCAGAGTAGATGGAGTTCTCCTGAGGCATCTGAGCAGGTCTCCCCGTCACGTAAGGAAAGGAAGTGTTTGTATAGAGCCACACTCAGATCCTAGAGAAATCCAAAAGAGCTTTGTCATTGCAGCTCTCAACCAGTGAATGGAAGAAAGACCTCTATCTCTTATCATCTCATTGGACTGCCACTTAGTCTTTGCTTTATAAGATATGAAGCTCCTAGACTAAGAAGGTTGCCCAAAAAGTTTTCCAGAGAGCAGGTTCTCAGTGCCCTCCACGGGTCTCAGGCAATAATGTGTCATCTCTATACTTCCCTGACATTGATGGTAGGTTGGGCTGTATGGTTGAAAGTTACAGCCAAATGGATGCAGCAAAGGAGCTGAGAGCAGTCTTGTCCAGCTTGAGTAATATGCTGGTAAACTCACTTTTTTCAGGTATCTCAGAcctcagggagaaagaaaggattcCAAGGGCATAGCCAGCATTCCTTACCAGGAAGGTGAGGAACCAGAACAAGCACCATCTTATAAACATCTGCTTCTCAGACTTGTGATTGGGAAAAGTCTGGATTCCAAAAGTCCTCGCTTAGCCTTCATTCTACAGCCTCAATTTTACTGTCTGCCTTATGCTTCACCACCCCCTTTTGAGATTTATTCTACTTCTGCATCTATCACTTCCCAAAGTCACTGCTGACTTCCTTCTAGCCAAGTCTAATGATCTGTGATTTTCACCACCTCAGCACTTTGACTCCTAAACAAGTCACTATCTCCTTTGTCTAACATTGACTTCTATAACCATTACAACTAGTTCAAATTTGTGTTGCTCTAATCCATTTTTCAAGGCATTTTTCTATGCACCACTTGTTTTGCTCTGTGCAACAATCCTGTAAGGAAAATACTTATGCTCTTTGTGCAGGTGAAGAAAGTGtggctggaaacaacccagatgtccaacAACAGTAGCATGGATGaagaaatgtggtatattcattaAGATGGAATACTAAATAGCagttaaaaatgaaggaattcagcTCAGTGCATCAACATGGATGACTCTTACAAATATACAATGTTCAGCAAAAAAGCAGGACACACGCAAAAAATACATGGCAagcttccatttatatgaatttcaaaaatgGATAAGATTAAATTACATTGTTTAGGGATACAAAAATAGTGCGctataaagaaaatcaaggaaataagCATAAGTCAGGCTAGTTGTTCCCTCTGGGCGGAGGGGGGCGGTTTAGGAACAGAGAAAGTTAAGGGACTTTTGGGGTTCTGACAATGTCTTATTCTTGATCTGGACAATGGTCATAAAGGTGTCTGCTTTATAATAGTTCATAAAGTGTAAACTTATGTCTtatgcacttttctgtatgtgtggCATAGTTcacaaaaaattcttttaaaaagtcatgctGTTGTTGTAGATCAAGGACCATATTTAGAGTAGGAAGGTCCTATACTACGCTGCTTAATTTTCTCCCCATTTCTATACTTATTTCTTTGCTGACTCCCTCTTCCTGTCTGATCTTGGGTGTGCCAGTTTCACTAGTCATTTGTCACTTCATCCCTCCTCTACCACATCTCTTCACCTTCTCCAACCTCAATTCCCCAATCCCAGAATACCCTGGaagcttgaaaaataaaatatagactcAAGCGCTCAATCACTCAAGATCCTGATTCAGTAGGGCTACAGTGGGGCctgggagttttaaaaatgtaaataaagcacCCTATAAATTACGGTACATGCATACAATTTTGAAGCTGCTAAAAAGAATGTCGTGACATGAGTGATCTCCAAATTATTAGGTGAAAAGCAAGGTGCCAAATAGTGTGCTATTATTTGTAAAGGTAAAAGAGGtgatatttatacatacataaatgccTACATACACACAGGATACATACCCAAGAAAT
This genomic window contains:
- the BCDIN3D gene encoding RNA 5'-monophosphate methyltransferase, encoding MAASTKQATGGVEEAAAEEEPRILEPGAAPFGNFPQYSRFHPPEQRLRLLPPELLRRLFPQSPESRPILGLDVGCNSGDLSVALYKHFLSLRDGETCSDASGELHLLCCDIDPVLVERAEKECPFPDALTFITLDFMNQRTRKVLLSSFLNQFGRSVFDIGFCMSVTMWIHLNHGDRGLWEFLAHLSSLCRYLLVEPQPWKCYRAAARRLRKLGLHDFDHFRSLAIRGDMANQIVQILTQDHGMELVCCFGNTSWDRSLLLFRAKQATETHPIPESLVEEGKEKNRLRSWRQ